The Corvus hawaiiensis isolate bCorHaw1 chromosome 2, bCorHaw1.pri.cur, whole genome shotgun sequence genome includes a window with the following:
- the LOC125321486 gene encoding transforming growth factor beta activator LRRC32-like isoform X1 — translation MQETLETRAMKLYIIFFLAVVNYQPSEGTSCEMANSQAFCHNKNLHQIPHELHPNVNKIDLSGNLIQGIPEMSLSFYTSLQCLDLSSNQISFITPGVFAHMMSLLEINLANNHLYELAQNGTEGIGLLPKVEILDLSHNSLYNGMAEYFIKEAPALQYLSLADNSIIMISQKMFWGSPNLVEVDLQSNIIMEIEEGAFETLVSLSKLNLSKNSITCISDFNLRQLEILDLSRNSIETFHTTKSDDEYSLRCLDLSENKLFHFPVFPQVNKLVTLNLSKNLIQLTAESPHNKMDSVENEWLNASFHLRDQKQSRNKSFLYLSQLVYLDLSYNEIKSIPDEFFESMLSLHTLNLSKNCLQAFAVSYDSALISLTVLDLSYNALQNLLLDAGALSNLKDLYIQNNYLQTLQFDIFSNLPSLRLLNLQSNNISLCSMYSGLAKQRLAGEESGCISFVDSPTLQYLYLADNMLNILPAYSFYKTSLVVLDLSMNPGLKIELKALSGLEKSLECLYLHGNSLIDLNIDLPCFSRLKHLNLSENQLNWLPKWGSDSPLEVLDLRNNRFSTLQNSNILALENSLKNLYLTGNPLNCCGNIWLSSIIQNKNVQIPNVEHLMCQHTQNFGYQDEMHVRNIRPEDCEKEDLKKINFLIILTFVLVLSVIIVGVGSFFCFRRQNFSHQFKA, via the exons ATGCAAGAAACCCTTGAAACAAG AGCCATGAAACTGTACATCATTTTCTTCCTGGCGGTGGTGAACTATCAACCCTCAGAGGGGACATCCTGTGAAATG GCAAACTCTCAGGCATTTTGCCACAACAAAAACCTCCACCAAATCCCTCATGAGCTCCATCCAAATGTAAACAAAATAGATCTGTCTGGAAATTTGATTCAAGGCATTCCTGAAATGTCATTATCATTTTACACTTCCCTTCAGTGTCTGGACTTAAGCTCTAACCAGATAAGTTTCATCACGCCTGGAGTCTTTGCACACATGATGAGTTTGCTGGAAATAAATTTAGCCAACAATCACTTATATGAGCTTGCTCAAAATGGCACAGAGGGGATTGGACTCCTACCCAAGGTGGAAATACTGGACTTGTCCCACAACAGTCTGTACAATGGGATGGCTGAGTATTTCATTAAAGaagctccagcactgcagtaTCTTTCCTTGGCAGACAACAGTATTATAATGATATCACAAAAGATGTTTTGGGGATCTCCCAACCTTGTGGAGGTAGATCTTCAGAGCAACATCATCATGGAAATAGAAGAAGGTGCTTTTGAGACTCTAGTGAGCCTGTCCAAACTCAATCTCTCAAAGAATTCAATTACTTGCATCTCTGATTTTAACCTCAGGCAGCTGGAGATACTTGACCTTAGCAGGAACAGCATTGAGACCTTCCACACCACAAAATCAGATGATGAATATAGCTTAAGGTGTTTGGATCTGAGTGAAAACAAACTGTTTCACTTCCCAGTGTTCCCTCAGGTAAATAAGCTGGTAACTCTGAATTTATCAAAGAATTTAATCCAACTCACTGCTGAATCCCCTCATAATAAAATGGACTCCGTGGAAAATGAATGGCTAAATGCTTCTTTCCATCTTCGTGATCAGAAGCAAAGTAGAAACAaaagttttctgtatttatcCCAGCTTGTATATTTAGACTTAAGTTATAATGAAATCAAATCCATTCCAGATGAGTTCTTTGAATCAATGTTGTCCCTTCATACCCTTAATCTCAGTAAAAACTGTCTTCAGGCATTTGCAGTAAGTTATGACAGTGCATTGATCTCTTTAACTGTCCTTGACTTGAGCTACAATGCTTTGCAGAACCTTCTCCTTGATGCTGGTGCATTGTCAAATTTGAAGGATCTTTATATTCAAAACAACTATCTTCAAACCCTGCAGTTTGACATCTTCTCAAATCTTCCTAGCCTCAGACTGCTTAATCTACAGAGCAATAATATCAGCCTTTGCAGCATGTACTCAGGATTAGCTAAGCAAAGACTTGCTGGAGAGGAAAGTGGTTGTATATCATTTGTTGATTCTCCTACTCTTCAGTACTTGTATCTAGCTGACAACATGCTGAACATCCTACCAGCATACAGCTTCTACAAGACTTCTCTGGTTGTCTTGGACCTCTCCATGAACCCTGGACTGAAAATAGAACTTAAAGCATTATCAGGTCTGGAAAAGTCTCTGGAATGTTTGTATTTACATGGTAATAGCCTGATAGATTTAAATATTGACTTGCCTTGTTTTAGTCGTCTTAAACATTTAAACCTCTCTGAAAATCAGCTGAACTGGCTGCCTAAGTGGGGTAGTGACTCTCCACTAGAAGTTCTGGACCTACGGAACAATAGGTTCAGTACATTACAGAACAGCAATATTTTAGCATTAGAAAATTCACTTAAAAACTTGTATCTCACCGGGAACCCACTCAACTGTTGTGGAAACATCTGGCTTTCATCAATAATCCAGAACAAAAATGTTCAGATCCCCAATGTGGAGCATTTAATGTGCCAGCACACTCAGAATTTTGGATACCAGGATGAAATGCACGTCAGGAACATCAGACCAGAAGACTGTGAAAAAGAGGATCTGAAGAAAATCAATTTCCTTATTATATTAACATTTGTGTTAGTTTTATCTGTGATCATCGTTGGCGTGGGGTCATTTTTTTGTTTCCGCAGGCAAAACTTCAGCCATCAGTTTAAAGCATAG
- the LOC125321486 gene encoding transforming growth factor beta activator LRRC32-like isoform X2 produces MKLYIIFFLAVVNYQPSEGTSCEMANSQAFCHNKNLHQIPHELHPNVNKIDLSGNLIQGIPEMSLSFYTSLQCLDLSSNQISFITPGVFAHMMSLLEINLANNHLYELAQNGTEGIGLLPKVEILDLSHNSLYNGMAEYFIKEAPALQYLSLADNSIIMISQKMFWGSPNLVEVDLQSNIIMEIEEGAFETLVSLSKLNLSKNSITCISDFNLRQLEILDLSRNSIETFHTTKSDDEYSLRCLDLSENKLFHFPVFPQVNKLVTLNLSKNLIQLTAESPHNKMDSVENEWLNASFHLRDQKQSRNKSFLYLSQLVYLDLSYNEIKSIPDEFFESMLSLHTLNLSKNCLQAFAVSYDSALISLTVLDLSYNALQNLLLDAGALSNLKDLYIQNNYLQTLQFDIFSNLPSLRLLNLQSNNISLCSMYSGLAKQRLAGEESGCISFVDSPTLQYLYLADNMLNILPAYSFYKTSLVVLDLSMNPGLKIELKALSGLEKSLECLYLHGNSLIDLNIDLPCFSRLKHLNLSENQLNWLPKWGSDSPLEVLDLRNNRFSTLQNSNILALENSLKNLYLTGNPLNCCGNIWLSSIIQNKNVQIPNVEHLMCQHTQNFGYQDEMHVRNIRPEDCEKEDLKKINFLIILTFVLVLSVIIVGVGSFFCFRRQNFSHQFKA; encoded by the exons ATGAAACTGTACATCATTTTCTTCCTGGCGGTGGTGAACTATCAACCCTCAGAGGGGACATCCTGTGAAATG GCAAACTCTCAGGCATTTTGCCACAACAAAAACCTCCACCAAATCCCTCATGAGCTCCATCCAAATGTAAACAAAATAGATCTGTCTGGAAATTTGATTCAAGGCATTCCTGAAATGTCATTATCATTTTACACTTCCCTTCAGTGTCTGGACTTAAGCTCTAACCAGATAAGTTTCATCACGCCTGGAGTCTTTGCACACATGATGAGTTTGCTGGAAATAAATTTAGCCAACAATCACTTATATGAGCTTGCTCAAAATGGCACAGAGGGGATTGGACTCCTACCCAAGGTGGAAATACTGGACTTGTCCCACAACAGTCTGTACAATGGGATGGCTGAGTATTTCATTAAAGaagctccagcactgcagtaTCTTTCCTTGGCAGACAACAGTATTATAATGATATCACAAAAGATGTTTTGGGGATCTCCCAACCTTGTGGAGGTAGATCTTCAGAGCAACATCATCATGGAAATAGAAGAAGGTGCTTTTGAGACTCTAGTGAGCCTGTCCAAACTCAATCTCTCAAAGAATTCAATTACTTGCATCTCTGATTTTAACCTCAGGCAGCTGGAGATACTTGACCTTAGCAGGAACAGCATTGAGACCTTCCACACCACAAAATCAGATGATGAATATAGCTTAAGGTGTTTGGATCTGAGTGAAAACAAACTGTTTCACTTCCCAGTGTTCCCTCAGGTAAATAAGCTGGTAACTCTGAATTTATCAAAGAATTTAATCCAACTCACTGCTGAATCCCCTCATAATAAAATGGACTCCGTGGAAAATGAATGGCTAAATGCTTCTTTCCATCTTCGTGATCAGAAGCAAAGTAGAAACAaaagttttctgtatttatcCCAGCTTGTATATTTAGACTTAAGTTATAATGAAATCAAATCCATTCCAGATGAGTTCTTTGAATCAATGTTGTCCCTTCATACCCTTAATCTCAGTAAAAACTGTCTTCAGGCATTTGCAGTAAGTTATGACAGTGCATTGATCTCTTTAACTGTCCTTGACTTGAGCTACAATGCTTTGCAGAACCTTCTCCTTGATGCTGGTGCATTGTCAAATTTGAAGGATCTTTATATTCAAAACAACTATCTTCAAACCCTGCAGTTTGACATCTTCTCAAATCTTCCTAGCCTCAGACTGCTTAATCTACAGAGCAATAATATCAGCCTTTGCAGCATGTACTCAGGATTAGCTAAGCAAAGACTTGCTGGAGAGGAAAGTGGTTGTATATCATTTGTTGATTCTCCTACTCTTCAGTACTTGTATCTAGCTGACAACATGCTGAACATCCTACCAGCATACAGCTTCTACAAGACTTCTCTGGTTGTCTTGGACCTCTCCATGAACCCTGGACTGAAAATAGAACTTAAAGCATTATCAGGTCTGGAAAAGTCTCTGGAATGTTTGTATTTACATGGTAATAGCCTGATAGATTTAAATATTGACTTGCCTTGTTTTAGTCGTCTTAAACATTTAAACCTCTCTGAAAATCAGCTGAACTGGCTGCCTAAGTGGGGTAGTGACTCTCCACTAGAAGTTCTGGACCTACGGAACAATAGGTTCAGTACATTACAGAACAGCAATATTTTAGCATTAGAAAATTCACTTAAAAACTTGTATCTCACCGGGAACCCACTCAACTGTTGTGGAAACATCTGGCTTTCATCAATAATCCAGAACAAAAATGTTCAGATCCCCAATGTGGAGCATTTAATGTGCCAGCACACTCAGAATTTTGGATACCAGGATGAAATGCACGTCAGGAACATCAGACCAGAAGACTGTGAAAAAGAGGATCTGAAGAAAATCAATTTCCTTATTATATTAACATTTGTGTTAGTTTTATCTGTGATCATCGTTGGCGTGGGGTCATTTTTTTGTTTCCGCAGGCAAAACTTCAGCCATCAGTTTAAAGCATAG